One part of the Quercus lobata isolate SW786 chromosome 7, ValleyOak3.0 Primary Assembly, whole genome shotgun sequence genome encodes these proteins:
- the LOC115953944 gene encoding thaumatin-like protein, protein MPTSQFLLPLLLYLMATLSSTYGAQLILVNNCNESVWPAILGGAGQPTPKDGGFHLGSGEEAVMDMNEKWSGRIWGRQGCSFDDNGKGSCDTGDCFGQLQCKGKGGIPPATVVEMTLGTSNSPLHYYDVSLVDGFNLPVSMKPVGGGVGCGVASCEIDLNICCPSALEVKIGGKVVGCKSACLAMQSAKYCCTGDYANPKTCKPTLFAHLFKAICPKAYSYAFDDSTSLNKCRASRYVITFCPPS, encoded by the exons ATGCCAACTTCCCAATTTCTCTTacctcttctcctctatctaaTGGCAACTCTCTCCTCCACAT ATGGGGCACAACTCATTCTAGTCAACAATTGCAATGAGAGTGTATGGCCCGCTATACTTGGTGGTGCAGGGCAGCCCACACCTAAAGATGGAGGTTTCCATCTGGGCAGTGGCGAGGAAGCTGTCATGGATATGAATGAAAAGTGGTCAGGAAGGATTTGGGGCAGGCAAGGTTGTTCCTTCGATGATAATGGAAAAGGCTCATGTGACACTGGGGATTGCTTTGGCCAATTACAATGCAAGGGAAAAGGTGGTATTCCACCAGCAACCGTGGTCGAAATGACACTCGGGACCTCTAATTCGCCTTTACATTACTATGATGTGAGTTTGGTTGATGGCTTCAATTTGCCTGTATCAATGAAACCTGTTGGTGGTGGTGTCGGGTGTGGTGTTGCGTCATGTGAGATTGATTTGAACATTTGCTGCCCTTCAGCATTGGAGGTGAAGATAGGAGGCAAGGTGGTGGGATGTAAGAGTGCCTGCTTGGCCATGCAATCGGCTAAGTATTGCTGCACAGGGGACTATGCTAACCCAAAGACTTGCAAACCTACTCTATTTGCACATCTCTTTAAGGCTATTTGCCCCAAGGCTTATAGTTATGCTTTTGATGACTCTACCAGCCTCAACAAATGCAGGGCTTCACGGTATGTTATCACTTTCTGCCCTCCCTCGTAA